The Candidatus Deferrimicrobiaceae bacterium nucleotide sequence TTCGTCAACTCCCGGTACGAGCAGCTGTTCGGAGTCCGGACCGAGGAGATCCGGGGGAAGACCGACCACGATATCTTTCCGGAGGAGTTCGCCGGCCGGTTTCAGGCGAACGACCGGAAGGTCCTGAAGGACAGGAGTCCTTGCCGGATCGAGGAGAGGGTTCCGCAGGAAGACGGCCCCCACGTCTATCTCTCGACGAAATTTCCCCTCGACAACGAGGAGGGGGCCGTGGCCGCCGGATGCGGGATCTCGATCGACATCACGGAGATCAAGAAGGCTCGGGACCAAATGAAGCGTCTTTCGGACAGCATCATCGCCAGCCAGGAGAAGGAACGGGCCGCCGTGTCCCGGGAGCTCCACGACGAACTCGGCCAGGTGCTTACGGCGCTGCGACTCGATTCCGCGTGGCTCCGGGAGCGTTTTCGGGAGTCGGACGCCGGGGTCTCCCTGCGGACCCAGGAGATGTGCGACCTGATCGACAAGGCCATCGACGATGTCCGGGGGATGGCCACGAGGCTTCGCCCGGGGGTGCTGGACGACCTGGGGCTGGTCGACGCCATCGACTGGTATATCGACGATTTCGAGAAGCGCACGAAGGTGAGCGACCGGGTCGCGACGGCGGCCTACCGGATCGCCCAGGAGGCCCTGACCAACGTGGCCCGCCACTCGAAGGCGTCGCACGTCGACGTTTCCCAGCGGGCGGAGGGGGAGATCCTGACGCTCTCGGTGGAGGACGACGGGAGGGGATTCGATCTCCGGGAGCTTCCGGAATCGGCGGGACTCGAAGTGGCCGGGATGCGCGAGCGGGCGGAACGGATCGGCGGAGTTCTGGAAATCATGTCTCGGCCGGGAGAAGGGACC carries:
- a CDS encoding PAS domain-containing protein, translating into MKRKEAEEALRGAKEELDRHSRDLERQVGERTREIGSILRYTPAVVYIKDREGRDTFVNSRYEQLFGVRTEEIRGKTDHDIFPEEFAGRFQANDRKVLKDRSPCRIEERVPQEDGPHVYLSTKFPLDNEEGAVAAGCGISIDITEIKKARDQMKRLSDSIIASQEKERAAVSRELHDELGQVLTALRLDSAWLRERFRESDAGVSLRTQEMCDLIDKAIDDVRGMATRLRPGVLDDLGLVDAIDWYIDDFEKRTKVSDRVATAAYRIAQEALTNVARHSKASHVDVSQRAEGEILTLSVEDDGRGFDLRELPESAGLEVAGMRERAERIGGVLEIMSRPGEGTRVRLKVPVAGAEEVLH